One window of the Allosaccharopolyspora coralli genome contains the following:
- a CDS encoding type I restriction endonuclease subunit R, protein MSAVHSEAAFEAAIENHLLANGWRQGSRDHYEPDVAIDTAELTAFLGATQPREWDRIRDYYSDADEAQRAFARLVAAQIDERGTLDVLRNGVKDRGVQIQIAFFRPAHTVAADALVEYEANRLTVTRQLHHSAKNPRDSLDLVLFLNGIPVATAELKNHLTGQTVENAKQQYRSDRDPTDLLLSRRALVHFAVDPELVFLTTKLEGESTRFLPFNTGSNGPSVSGAGGNPPAADGDYRTAYLWKQIWQRDNWLDLLRRFVHVQAPQGGRARSRGRKRAELTTIFPRYHQWDAVLRLTDHVARHGSGDNYLVMHSAGSGKSNTIAWLAHRLSSLHTPGEAAELDPQAGLGPNEQVFDKVIVITDRTILDRQLQETIYQFDHVPGVVERITGTRGGSKSAHVAWALQDSGVKVLIATIQTFPFVLDQVQAVGQQRFALIVDEAHSSQSGDAASDLKKVLLKLGSDDIDEDLDLLTASALARKQHPNMSWFAFTATPKPKTLELFGRRNAMGNHEPFHVYSMRQAIDEGFILDVLRNYITYKTYYRLATDPANESKEVDERKAKAALARYAELHPTSMEQRAEIIVEHFRHHTANQLGGRAKAMVVTRSREHAVRLFWAIRKYVDIRGYSQPTPLVAISGQLTIDDDEVSESSLNGFSDRELPRRFAYTKLDDPNAAHTDTQEYRILVVADKYQTGFDQPLLTTMYVDKQLKGVAAVQTLSRLNRTHPLKSQEDVFVLDFANEAEAIQEQFQQFHETALTPPTDPNMLYTSQHSVMAFGLLVDSEMQAFADGYLAAQRDAATDADWAKAHAQLYRFTDAARDRFVQLHSEDPEEAEEFRHALRQYVRLYAFLAQVVPYHDAELERLYLYGKHLLNRLPRDKDASVDLGPLNLTHLKISRTGEHDVRVAPEGDQVLPGFAGTGAGRASEPEKASLADLIAAFNERYGTNLGEHDFLGDVEAAADDNRMKAFALNNSEEVFGDVFDTHFKNKVIERHEDNTKFMNKFLDDEDMQEEYTKLCRRRAYELIHREVA, encoded by the coding sequence ATGAGCGCCGTGCACAGTGAAGCCGCTTTCGAGGCCGCGATCGAAAACCATCTGCTCGCCAACGGGTGGCGACAGGGAAGCCGGGACCACTACGAACCCGACGTCGCCATCGACACCGCCGAACTCACCGCGTTCCTCGGCGCCACCCAGCCGCGGGAATGGGACCGCATCCGCGACTACTACAGCGACGCCGACGAAGCACAGCGTGCTTTCGCGCGCCTGGTCGCCGCACAGATCGACGAGCGCGGCACGTTGGACGTACTGCGCAACGGTGTGAAAGACCGCGGCGTGCAGATCCAGATCGCGTTCTTCCGGCCCGCCCACACCGTCGCGGCCGATGCGCTCGTGGAGTACGAGGCCAACCGCCTGACCGTGACACGACAACTGCACCACTCCGCGAAGAACCCGCGCGACTCGCTGGACCTCGTGCTGTTCCTCAACGGGATTCCCGTCGCCACCGCGGAACTCAAGAACCACCTCACCGGCCAGACCGTCGAAAACGCCAAGCAGCAGTACCGTTCCGACCGCGACCCGACCGACCTACTGTTGTCGCGGCGCGCCCTCGTGCACTTCGCCGTGGACCCCGAGCTGGTGTTTCTCACAACCAAGCTGGAAGGCGAGAGCACCCGGTTCCTGCCGTTCAACACCGGATCCAACGGACCCAGTGTGTCCGGCGCAGGTGGCAACCCGCCCGCAGCTGACGGGGACTACCGCACCGCATACCTGTGGAAGCAGATCTGGCAGCGGGACAACTGGCTCGACCTGTTGCGTCGCTTCGTGCACGTGCAGGCACCTCAAGGCGGACGGGCCCGGAGTCGAGGTCGCAAACGCGCCGAACTCACCACGATCTTCCCGCGCTACCACCAATGGGACGCGGTGCTGAGGCTCACCGATCACGTCGCTCGCCACGGCTCCGGGGACAACTACCTCGTCATGCACTCGGCGGGATCGGGCAAGTCCAACACGATCGCCTGGCTCGCACACCGACTGTCCAGCCTGCACACACCCGGTGAGGCTGCGGAACTGGACCCGCAGGCGGGCCTGGGGCCCAACGAGCAGGTTTTCGACAAGGTCATCGTCATCACCGACCGCACCATCCTCGATCGCCAGCTTCAGGAAACGATCTACCAGTTCGATCACGTACCAGGTGTGGTCGAACGGATCACCGGGACCCGAGGCGGGTCCAAGTCAGCGCACGTCGCGTGGGCGCTGCAGGACTCGGGGGTGAAGGTACTCATCGCGACGATCCAGACCTTTCCGTTCGTCCTCGACCAGGTGCAAGCCGTCGGTCAACAACGGTTCGCGCTCATCGTCGACGAGGCGCACTCCTCCCAGTCCGGGGACGCTGCCAGCGATCTCAAGAAGGTGTTGCTCAAACTCGGCAGCGACGACATCGACGAAGACCTCGATCTGCTGACCGCCTCCGCCCTTGCGCGCAAGCAGCACCCCAACATGTCCTGGTTCGCGTTCACTGCCACGCCCAAGCCCAAGACACTGGAACTGTTCGGACGACGGAACGCGATGGGCAACCACGAGCCGTTCCACGTGTACTCGATGCGCCAAGCCATCGACGAAGGATTCATCCTCGACGTGCTGCGCAACTACATCACGTACAAGACGTACTACCGCCTCGCGACCGACCCTGCGAACGAATCGAAAGAAGTCGATGAACGCAAGGCCAAGGCGGCGCTCGCACGCTACGCCGAGCTGCACCCGACCAGCATGGAGCAGCGCGCCGAGATCATCGTCGAACATTTCCGTCACCACACGGCCAACCAGCTCGGAGGACGTGCCAAGGCGATGGTGGTGACCCGATCCCGCGAACACGCAGTGCGATTGTTCTGGGCGATCCGGAAGTACGTCGACATCCGTGGGTACAGCCAGCCCACTCCGCTCGTGGCGATCTCCGGCCAGCTCACCATCGACGACGACGAAGTCAGCGAATCCAGCCTCAACGGATTCAGCGACCGGGAACTGCCGAGGCGGTTCGCCTACACCAAGCTCGACGACCCGAACGCCGCGCACACCGACACGCAGGAATACCGGATCCTTGTCGTTGCCGACAAGTACCAGACCGGCTTCGATCAGCCGCTGCTGACCACGATGTACGTGGACAAGCAGTTGAAGGGCGTCGCGGCGGTGCAGACGCTGTCGCGGCTGAACCGAACCCATCCGCTCAAATCACAGGAAGACGTCTTCGTTCTCGACTTCGCCAACGAAGCGGAGGCGATCCAGGAGCAGTTCCAGCAGTTCCACGAGACGGCACTGACTCCGCCCACCGACCCGAACATGCTGTACACCAGTCAGCACAGCGTGATGGCGTTCGGGCTGCTCGTGGATTCCGAGATGCAAGCGTTCGCCGACGGTTACCTTGCAGCGCAACGAGATGCCGCCACCGACGCGGACTGGGCGAAGGCGCACGCCCAGCTCTACCGATTCACCGACGCCGCCCGCGACCGGTTCGTGCAGCTGCATTCCGAGGACCCCGAGGAAGCCGAGGAGTTCCGCCACGCGCTTCGGCAGTATGTTCGCCTGTACGCGTTCCTCGCACAGGTCGTGCCGTACCACGACGCCGAGCTCGAACGGTTGTACCTGTACGGCAAACACCTCCTGAACCGGCTGCCTCGGGACAAGGACGCCTCTGTGGACCTGGGGCCGTTGAACCTCACCCACCTCAAGATCAGCCGAACCGGGGAGCACGACGTCCGCGTGGCCCCCGAAGGCGACCAAGTGCTGCCGGGATTCGCCGGCACTGGTGCGGGGCGAGCATCCGAGCCGGAGAAGGCTTCGCTCGCGGACCTGATCGCAGCGTTCAACGAGCGATACGGGACCAACCTCGGAGAACACGACTTCCTCGGCGACGTCGAAGCCGCTGCGGACGACAACAGGATGAAGGCGTTCGCCCTGAACAACAGCGAGGAAGTCTTCGGCGACGTCTTCGACACGCACTTCAAGAACAAGGTCATCGAACGGCACGAAGACAACACCAAGTTCATGAACAAGTTCCTCGACGACGAGGACATGCAGGAGGAATACACCAAGCTTTGCCGACGTAGGGCGTACGAACTGATCCACCGCGAAGTCGCGTGA
- a CDS encoding restriction endonuclease, with protein sequence MAVPEFRSMMLPLLSFLGDGEARHWRDQRDSCIREFELTDDDLAETIASGGYRLDGRVQWVHTHLFQAGLVDRPRRGTVQITERGRKVLADPPDQIDATYLSQFEEYREFRSRTRKTPDDANADESTETATPWETVAAAVRENDEALTSELLRRVTTQDPAFLEKLVLRLLTAMGYGGRTGATEHWGRSGDGGIDGTIRQDELGLDRVYVQAKRYTDHSVGRPDIQAFVGALHGVQADRGVFITTSRFTQDATSYVERIANRIILIDGHRLAELMLLYNVGVQDERTFVLKRVDEDFFE encoded by the coding sequence ATGGCTGTACCCGAGTTCCGGAGCATGATGCTCCCGCTGCTGAGTTTCCTCGGCGACGGCGAAGCGCGGCACTGGCGCGACCAACGTGACAGCTGCATCCGTGAGTTCGAGCTCACCGACGACGACCTTGCCGAAACCATCGCAAGCGGCGGATACCGGCTGGACGGTCGTGTGCAATGGGTGCACACCCATCTGTTCCAAGCTGGCCTCGTGGATCGACCGCGCCGAGGCACGGTGCAAATCACCGAACGAGGGCGAAAGGTTCTCGCCGACCCTCCGGATCAGATCGACGCGACCTACCTGTCCCAGTTCGAGGAATACCGGGAGTTCCGCAGTCGTACCAGGAAGACTCCTGACGATGCGAACGCCGACGAATCGACCGAGACGGCCACGCCCTGGGAGACGGTGGCAGCAGCTGTCCGGGAGAACGACGAAGCGCTCACCAGCGAACTCTTGCGCCGCGTCACGACGCAGGATCCGGCGTTCCTGGAAAAGCTCGTGCTCCGCTTGCTCACCGCGATGGGCTACGGCGGACGCACCGGCGCCACCGAACACTGGGGCCGTTCCGGCGACGGCGGGATCGACGGCACCATCCGCCAGGATGAGCTCGGGCTCGACCGCGTGTACGTGCAAGCCAAGCGCTACACCGACCACAGCGTCGGACGCCCCGACATCCAGGCCTTCGTCGGAGCCCTGCACGGGGTACAGGCCGATCGTGGCGTGTTCATCACGACGAGCCGCTTCACGCAGGACGCCACCTCCTACGTGGAGCGCATCGCGAACCGGATCATCCTCATCGACGGACATCGGCTCGCCGAGCTGATGCTGCTCTACAACGTCGGGGTCCAGGACGAACGAACCTTCGTCCTCAAACGCGTCGACGAGGACTTCTTCGAGTGA
- a CDS encoding serine/threonine-protein kinase, producing MAQHRVIAGRYELTSPIGRGAMGEVWAAYDTRLDRPIAVKLLPATKIADTENPETIRQRFVRESRLTARVEHVGVPAVHDAGSDGDDLFLVMQLIDGIDLADLVAERGALAEGWAAAIGAQIAGVLAAAHDASLVHRDLKPSNVMVDSHGTVKVLDFGIAAALGANVTRLTATHETLGTPAYMAPEQAMSGTATPRSDLYSLGCVLHEMLCGEQVFTAKLPLALLHKHLDEPPAPLRQCGVSVSEEVEELVLDLLAKDPESRPENAHEVYRRLIPFLPVPEHTSSSVEGDPTGPYRAPLAPRASTRRQEPDLVSPPATSVSEDRIRADQERAHELVDDGRYTQAAELLRTLLADSAASAQLSFERGVKIRKNLAGFSFLGGDYRAALREYRVLLADADRGEVSPTEILTFKEMIASCRAELGEHTTAIADLRVLVDEHAQLLPEQVERSCELRLQLAMLLIHTDSADEARELLDDVVRVADEARLDEPAARARQLLRRLDALAQ from the coding sequence GTGGCACAGCACAGAGTGATCGCAGGACGATACGAACTCACCTCTCCCATCGGACGCGGTGCGATGGGAGAGGTGTGGGCGGCCTATGACACGAGGCTGGACCGGCCGATCGCGGTCAAGCTGTTGCCCGCGACCAAGATTGCCGATACCGAGAATCCCGAAACCATTCGGCAGCGCTTCGTGCGGGAGTCGCGGCTCACGGCCCGTGTGGAGCACGTCGGTGTGCCTGCGGTGCACGACGCGGGCAGCGACGGCGACGACCTGTTCCTGGTGATGCAGCTGATCGACGGCATCGACCTGGCCGACCTCGTCGCTGAACGTGGCGCACTCGCCGAAGGATGGGCGGCCGCGATCGGTGCCCAGATCGCGGGTGTTCTCGCCGCTGCTCACGATGCTTCGTTGGTCCACCGGGACCTCAAGCCGAGCAACGTGATGGTGGACTCGCACGGGACCGTGAAGGTGCTCGACTTCGGTATCGCTGCCGCATTGGGAGCGAACGTCACCCGGCTCACCGCCACCCACGAGACGCTCGGCACCCCGGCCTACATGGCGCCTGAACAGGCCATGAGCGGCACTGCCACGCCGCGGAGCGACCTGTACTCGCTGGGCTGCGTGCTGCACGAGATGTTGTGCGGTGAGCAGGTATTCACGGCGAAACTCCCGCTCGCGTTGTTGCACAAGCACCTCGACGAGCCGCCCGCACCGCTGCGGCAGTGCGGTGTCTCGGTGTCCGAGGAGGTGGAAGAGCTGGTGCTCGACCTCCTCGCGAAGGATCCCGAGTCCCGGCCGGAGAATGCACACGAGGTCTACCGCCGCCTCATTCCGTTCCTACCTGTCCCCGAACACACGAGCAGCTCGGTTGAAGGCGATCCGACTGGGCCGTATCGGGCCCCGCTGGCGCCACGCGCCTCAACACGACGTCAGGAGCCTGATCTCGTATCGCCGCCCGCGACGAGTGTGAGCGAGGACCGCATTCGTGCAGACCAGGAGCGAGCCCACGAACTGGTAGACGACGGTCGCTACACCCAGGCGGCGGAGCTGCTGCGCACGTTGCTGGCTGACAGCGCGGCCAGTGCTCAGCTCAGTTTCGAGCGCGGGGTGAAGATCCGGAAGAACCTTGCCGGGTTCTCGTTCCTGGGCGGCGATTACCGGGCAGCGCTCCGTGAGTATCGCGTGCTGCTCGCGGACGCCGACCGCGGCGAGGTGAGCCCCACCGAGATACTCACGTTCAAGGAGATGATCGCGAGCTGCCGGGCCGAGCTGGGAGAACACACTACGGCTATCGCTGACCTGCGCGTTCTTGTCGACGAACATGCGCAGCTGTTGCCGGAACAAGTGGAACGATCCTGTGAGCTGCGTCTTCAGCTAGCGATGCTGCTCATCCACACCGATTCCGCTGACGAGGCACGGGAGCTGCTGGATGACGTGGTGCGGGTGGCAGACGAGGCACGGTTAGACGAACCCGCAGCCCGAGCAAGACAGCTGCTCCGTCGGCTCGACGCACTCGCCCAGTGA
- a CDS encoding DEAD/DEAH box helicase, with protein sequence MGEPPQDTPRAAATVQPSQAASVLAAARSFRDAATWFLAEPARLRERAQEQYRALRHWAVHQRLSAMPVEKLRDAGTGGLRIGNLRKAGYDSVGAVAAARPEHLLAVPGVGQATAQHAQQAAWNLAEAAEREMVVRLDPDARPSAQTELIGTLRALQVAEHEVSEQGHTTRAALDEVEALGPLARRATHKARMFFARRRKKDEALSALGRLDTLLAEPRVADINAAFRRVAASTETRDPNSLWLDYEHRAAAYNTKLAELAGSSAEPGGSATGHIPTELEREIRAVPLDTSLLTVTLRGYQDFGAKYAISREKSILGDEMGLGKTIQALATMAHIAAHGRRHFLVVCPASVVMNWADETARHSKLKPYTLHGTMRQHVIRTWLREGGVAVTTFETLQRLRGLDEVRVGLLVVDEAHYVKNPDAKRSRAVADAGSRAERTLFLTGTPMENKVEEFRNLVDYLQPAVAAKVSVQDTLAGATAFRRAVAPVYLRRNQDDVLTELPDKLELEDWVELGPADHAAYRSAVQRSNFMAMRQAAYQTGLQSAKIERLREIVEESRENGWKVIVFSYFLDVLQTVQQAVGEAAMSQPLTGALGPNEKQALVAEFGNRDGHAVLASQITAGGVGLNIQAASVVILAEPQLKPSTENQAIARAHRMGQTRKVHVHRLLAKDTVDQRLMEVLEGKARLFDAYARESAAKLADPAAVDRSYLNADLLHDADVPVDRRIVQVERQRLGLD encoded by the coding sequence ATGGGCGAACCACCGCAGGACACACCCCGCGCTGCCGCGACCGTGCAGCCGTCGCAGGCCGCGTCGGTGCTCGCCGCCGCGCGGTCCTTCCGGGACGCCGCCACCTGGTTCCTGGCCGAACCCGCACGCCTGCGCGAGCGCGCGCAAGAACAGTACCGAGCGCTGCGCCACTGGGCGGTCCACCAACGGCTGTCTGCCATGCCGGTTGAAAAGCTTCGGGACGCGGGAACCGGTGGCTTGCGTATCGGAAACCTGCGAAAGGCGGGCTACGACTCGGTTGGCGCCGTCGCCGCCGCTCGCCCCGAGCACTTGCTGGCGGTTCCGGGCGTGGGGCAGGCCACCGCACAACACGCGCAGCAGGCCGCGTGGAATCTCGCGGAGGCGGCCGAGCGCGAGATGGTCGTGCGTCTCGACCCCGACGCGCGTCCCTCCGCACAGACCGAGCTGATCGGGACGCTGCGAGCGCTGCAGGTCGCCGAGCACGAAGTGTCCGAACAAGGCCACACCACGCGTGCTGCACTCGACGAGGTCGAAGCCCTCGGCCCGCTCGCCCGGCGTGCCACTCACAAGGCGCGCATGTTCTTCGCCCGCAGACGGAAAAAGGACGAAGCGCTCAGCGCACTCGGTCGTCTCGATACCTTGCTCGCCGAACCACGTGTCGCGGACATCAACGCGGCGTTCCGTCGGGTCGCGGCGAGTACCGAGACGCGTGACCCGAACTCGCTGTGGCTGGACTACGAACATCGGGCCGCCGCCTACAACACCAAGCTCGCCGAACTCGCCGGCAGCAGCGCCGAGCCGGGAGGGTCCGCCACCGGCCACATCCCGACCGAACTCGAACGCGAGATCCGTGCCGTCCCGCTGGACACCTCGCTGCTGACTGTGACGCTGCGCGGTTACCAGGACTTCGGGGCGAAGTACGCGATCTCGCGGGAGAAATCGATCCTCGGTGACGAGATGGGGCTCGGCAAGACGATCCAAGCGCTCGCCACCATGGCCCACATCGCCGCCCACGGTCGCAGACACTTCCTCGTCGTCTGCCCCGCCAGCGTGGTCATGAACTGGGCCGACGAAACGGCCCGGCACAGCAAGCTGAAACCGTACACACTGCATGGAACGATGCGTCAGCACGTCATCCGAACTTGGCTCCGGGAAGGTGGCGTCGCCGTCACCACCTTCGAGACCCTGCAACGGCTGCGGGGTCTCGACGAGGTGCGCGTCGGACTCCTGGTGGTAGACGAGGCGCACTACGTCAAGAACCCCGACGCCAAGCGGTCCCGGGCGGTGGCGGACGCGGGCAGCCGGGCCGAGCGCACCCTGTTCCTCACCGGGACACCGATGGAGAACAAGGTCGAGGAGTTCCGGAACCTCGTCGACTACTTGCAACCCGCCGTCGCCGCGAAGGTCAGTGTCCAGGACACCCTCGCGGGCGCGACGGCGTTCCGCCGTGCGGTTGCGCCGGTGTACCTGCGCCGCAATCAGGACGACGTGCTGACCGAACTACCGGACAAGCTCGAACTCGAGGACTGGGTGGAACTCGGCCCCGCCGACCACGCCGCGTACCGGTCGGCGGTGCAGCGCAGCAACTTCATGGCGATGCGTCAGGCCGCTTACCAGACCGGACTCCAATCGGCGAAGATCGAACGGCTCCGGGAGATCGTGGAGGAATCAAGGGAGAACGGCTGGAAAGTCATCGTGTTCTCCTACTTCCTCGACGTGCTTCAGACGGTGCAGCAGGCGGTAGGCGAGGCAGCGATGTCCCAGCCGTTGACCGGAGCGCTCGGCCCGAACGAGAAACAAGCGCTGGTTGCCGAATTCGGCAATCGGGACGGCCATGCCGTGCTTGCCAGCCAGATCACCGCAGGCGGAGTCGGTCTCAACATTCAGGCCGCGAGCGTGGTCATCCTCGCCGAACCGCAGCTCAAACCCAGCACCGAAAACCAAGCCATCGCCCGTGCCCATCGCATGGGGCAGACCCGCAAGGTGCACGTCCATCGACTGCTCGCCAAGGACACCGTCGATCAACGGCTGATGGAGGTCCTCGAAGGCAAAGCCAGACTCTTCGACGCCTACGCACGCGAGAGCGCCGCGAAGCTCGCCGACCCCGCGGCCGTCGACAGGAGCTACCTCAACGCCGACCTGTTGCACGACGCCGACGTGCCCGTGGACCGGCGCATCGTCCAGGTCGAACGGCAACGACTCGGCCTGGACTGA